CCCGCACCTGATAAAAACTCTCGCTTGTTTTTAATTTGAAACTGAGTCAGTATCTGGATCCTACTCAAATGTTTAGGCAGATATTTTATGAAACTTTATTCGTATCTCCTCGCTGGCGATCGCTCATGTCTAGCAGCGAAGCCAAATTTTTAATAAAACGATGTGAAACTGTCTTGGTCTTGATCGGCAAGACAGACTGGCTCTTGAGATTATTTGAATAAGTCAATCGCCGCTCAGATGACAGAGCGTTTCTAGTGTCTTGAGTCAACTAAAAAGCAATGACTCGCACTCACTCTGATACCAGAAAAGATTCATAGGATTGGCTGAGTGCTGCCACAGCCGCTTCATAGAAACGTTGACCCTGTTCAGGTGTTGCGAGAGCAGGATTAGACCCCATCCGACCATCGGGATAGCGGCGTCGGAAATCAGCTGCGGCATAGATAGCATGACTGGTGTTCACCTCAGCGGTCAGCGGCGCTTTTTTAATGGACTTGGGATGGACGAACTGCGTGAGCGCGACTTCACTGGGGGTGGCATGGGACCCTTCTTCGTCGCCATACAGCTCGCGGGCCAGATGGGTCACTGCAGGCACCATGAACCAGTTCGCGAGATGACAGCGCAGGCGATCGGGTTCTGGGCAGCGGCGATCGCTTGCCACAGCGTAAAACTCCGCAAACGCAGCACGCACCGTTGCAATATTGCCCCCATGCCCATTGATGAAATAGAAGTGGCGAAAGCCGTGCTGAGCCAGGCTACTGAGGTAGTCCACCAACACCTGAAGCAGGGTGCTGGGTCGCAAGCTAATACTGCCGGGGAAGGCGAGATGGTGCAGCGCCATACCGACATTGATTGTTGGCCCAACGATCGCTTGGCATCGATCAGCAACCCCCTGGGCGATCGCTTCCGCACAAATTGCATCAGTCCCAATGAGTCCAATGGGGCCATGTTGCTCAGTGGAGCCGATAGGGATGATGATGCCGTCACTCTGTTGCAGATAAGCTTCGACTTCAGGCCAGGTAGAACGCTGCAACAGCATGGGAACCGCTCAATCGTGGGGCTGACCTGATGATACTGAAGTCTCTTGAATAGACTGCTCAGTGCTGCTGATGATAGGGCTACGACAACATTTCAGATGAATGCCAAGCAGAGTGGTCACTTTGGAGCTGCGATCGCTAGCGTAAAGACGTTTATCCTTGACCGAACTGATGGATGAGGTCACTCAAGCTCGCTTGTTGCTGCAACTTCCTCTTGACTTTGATGAAGCGCAACTCAAGCAGCAGTATCGACAGCAGGCCAAAGCGCTCCATCCCGATCGCAACGATCATCCGGAAGCCCACACTCAGTTTCAGGAGTTGACGATCGCCTATGAAACGCTGCAGCAAGTCTTGCGCGATCGTGCTCAGGCCGCCTCTATTAAGCACTCAGACGCCGCTGATAATCCAGCAGGAACTCGCGTTACTGTCACCCGACGATCGTCCCCAACGCAATCTGCCCCCCCGCCAGAGCCCCCGCCGTTAACCCCCGAACAGCAGCTTCTCCGTCGCAATGCTGAGGTGCAACTTGAGGACTTACGGCAAAAGGGGCAATGGGTGCAGGCTTTGCTGGTCGTTGATGAACTGTTGCGGGCATTGCCTCACGATGCTCGAGCGCGACGGCTCAAGGGCTGGGTTTACTTCAACTATGCGCAGCAACTCATCGCTCAGAACAAGATCGATCGCGCTCGTCAGTACCTCAAAGGAGCCCTGAAATGGGCCAATAGTGACGCTGAATTGTGGCGACGGATCGAAACCATCTATACCCAACTCGAACGGCGGGGTCGCTGGTGAGATCATCGATCGGATCGCTCAAAAAATGAGTCTCTTTGAAGCCTTGATGTCACCTAAAGCTGGCAGCAGTCTGGCTCCAATGGGTGCTGCACTGTCCCCACCAGAAATCGGGCATCATGGGAGTAGCTGGACGCGTGTACTATGATCAGCCCAATCCCGTCAGGGAATGGTGCCCCAACAGTCCGATGGTCACGGGTCGTTCATAAGTCTGCCCTGGAGAACCACGATGCTACACCGCAAGATCTACCAACTTTGTAGCGACGGTCGGGAGGTCTGGGTGTTCCTTCGAGATCAGCAACGGTGGATTGAACGTGCTCGCATTCTCGATATCGAGGGCGACCTGGTGACACTCCGTTACGAAACAGAAGAAGAAGACGAAATTTGTTCTTGGGAAGAAATGGTTCGCCTCGAAAGTATTGGCGCGGTTACGCAGCGACTGGCTACATTCCCGCGTACAAACGTCGAGATCACTGTCTCTGAAGAATGTCCTGAAGCCGAACAACTGCCTAAAAGCAGTGGTGACTTGCCTGAAAACTAGTCGCTCTGGCTAGTGAGCGGTGCCATTGCCGTGGTAATCATCAGAATCGTAGAAGCCGTTGCGCGTCCCAAAGTAGAGCGTTGCAAGGGTGAAGAGAATGGTGAGCAGGAGTAAGACAAGCTTGAAGTCCATAGTGCACGGCGCTCGCAACCCGATACCCCTCAGCTTGCCGTGCCGACTGGGTCTTGGCGAGGCTCCTGTCGGCTTTCTTAATGATTGGCGGCGGCTGTGACTGTTGGTGGCATGTTGGAGCAGCCTTGGCAGCCCTTGTTGACCCAGCCTGCCACCGATGCCGCGATCGCACTCTTAGGCTGCTGGCTAGTTCGGCGCTTTGCCGATGGTCGCGTCATTCGCGGTCGCATTGTTGAGACTGAAGCGTATGCGCCTGGCGATCCGGCCTGTCATGGCTATCGTCGTCAGACCGATCGCAATCGATCAATGTTTGGCCCGCCGGGACAGGTCTATGTCTACCAAATCTATGGGCGCTATCACTGCATCAATCTCGCGACAGAAGCGGGAGGTCTGGCTAGTGCAGTGCTGATTCGGGCGCTGGAATTTCCTGACATTGAGGCGATCGCGGCATCTGGACCCGGACGACTCTGCCGTTTTTTGGAAATCGATCGCCAACTAGATGGGGCTTACTTGGGTCCGACCAGTCCCTTAGATGTGGAAGTCGTGGATCAGCCCTTGGGACGAATCATTCAAACCACGCGGATTGGCCTGACCCAAGGGACTGATTTACCGTGGCGCTGGTATTTGGCTGAGAGTCCTGCTGTTTCACGCCGCGATCGTCGTGCCGAAGCATTGCAACGAGGAGTTTGAGAGTGAGCGAGTGGCAACGCCGACATATTCTGTCGCTGGCAGACTTTAGCCCTGCTGAATACGAAACTGTCTTGCGCACTGCTTCAGGTTTTGCTGAGGTGCTGCAACGTCGCAACAAAAAGGTGCCGACCCTACAGGGCCAAGTCGTGACGACCCTCTTTTTTGAGCCGTCAACGCGGACGCGTAGTAGCTTTGAGCTGGCTGCGAAACGCCTTTCGGCTGACACGATTAACTTTGCCGCCAGCAGTTCTTCACTGAGCAAAGGCGAGACGATTCTCGATACGGCGCGCACCTATCTGGCGATGGGTAGCGACATCATGGTCGTGCGCCATGCCCAAGCAGGTGTCCCGCAGGCGATCGCCCGTGAAATGGAACGGTTGGGAACGCAAGTGCGAGTCCTTAATGCGGGCGATGGTCAGCACGAGCATCCCTCACAGGCACTGCTGGATCTGTTCACGATCTGCAGCGTGATTCAGCCGGAACAACCAAGTCTCAGCGCGATCGCTGGTAAAAAAGTTGCGATCGTCGGCGATATTCTCCACTCGCGGGTGGCGCGATCGAACATCTGGAGCTTGACAGCCGCTGGAGCCGAAGTTCATTTAGCAGCACCACCAACCTTACTGCCGCCGGAATTTGCCCAGTTCGCTGACACCCCAATTCCTGGGAGCAATGCTCAGCGGCAGCTGCATGTCCATTGGGAACTAGAACCGGCACTGGAAAACGCTGATTTTGTGATGACTTTGCGCTTGCAACAGGAGCGGATGAGTCAGTCGTTGTTGCCTAGTTTGCGGGAATACCACCGCGAATTTGGCTTAACCCGCGATCGCTTGCGGGCTTGCCAGCCAACCGTGAAGCTTCTTCATCCGGGGCCAGTCAATCGAGGTGTGGAACTC
The sequence above is a segment of the Synechococcus elongatus PCC 11801 genome. Coding sequences within it:
- a CDS encoding creatininase family protein, producing the protein MLLQRSTWPEVEAYLQQSDGIIIPIGSTEQHGPIGLIGTDAICAEAIAQGVADRCQAIVGPTINVGMALHHLAFPGSISLRPSTLLQVLVDYLSSLAQHGFRHFYFINGHGGNIATVRAAFAEFYAVASDRRCPEPDRLRCHLANWFMVPAVTHLARELYGDEEGSHATPSEVALTQFVHPKSIKKAPLTAEVNTSHAIYAAADFRRRYPDGRMGSNPALATPEQGQRFYEAAVAALSQSYESFLVSE
- a CDS encoding J domain-containing protein, which gives rise to MDEVTQARLLLQLPLDFDEAQLKQQYRQQAKALHPDRNDHPEAHTQFQELTIAYETLQQVLRDRAQAASIKHSDAADNPAGTRVTVTRRSSPTQSAPPPEPPPLTPEQQLLRRNAEVQLEDLRQKGQWVQALLVVDELLRALPHDARARRLKGWVYFNYAQQLIAQNKIDRARQYLKGALKWANSDAELWRRIETIYTQLERRGRW
- a CDS encoding DUF6679 family protein, yielding MLHRKIYQLCSDGREVWVFLRDQQRWIERARILDIEGDLVTLRYETEEEDEICSWEEMVRLESIGAVTQRLATFPRTNVEITVSEECPEAEQLPKSSGDLPEN
- a CDS encoding DNA-3-methyladenine glycosylase — translated: MLEQPWQPLLTQPATDAAIALLGCWLVRRFADGRVIRGRIVETEAYAPGDPACHGYRRQTDRNRSMFGPPGQVYVYQIYGRYHCINLATEAGGLASAVLIRALEFPDIEAIAASGPGRLCRFLEIDRQLDGAYLGPTSPLDVEVVDQPLGRIIQTTRIGLTQGTDLPWRWYLAESPAVSRRDRRAEALQRGV
- a CDS encoding aspartate carbamoyltransferase catalytic subunit, encoding MSEWQRRHILSLADFSPAEYETVLRTASGFAEVLQRRNKKVPTLQGQVVTTLFFEPSTRTRSSFELAAKRLSADTINFAASSSSLSKGETILDTARTYLAMGSDIMVVRHAQAGVPQAIAREMERLGTQVRVLNAGDGQHEHPSQALLDLFTICSVIQPEQPSLSAIAGKKVAIVGDILHSRVARSNIWSLTAAGAEVHLAAPPTLLPPEFAQFADTPIPGSNAQRQLHVHWELEPALENADFVMTLRLQQERMSQSLLPSLREYHREFGLTRDRLRACQPTVKLLHPGPVNRGVELSSDLMEDESISLIQPQVTNGVAVRMALLYLIGAAVPAAVPA